A single Cellulomonas sp. SLBN-39 DNA region contains:
- the trxA gene encoding thioredoxin has translation MSVVDVTDATFGAEVLESDLPVVVDFWATWCGPCRMVSPVLDELAAEYDGRVRVVKVDTDANPALTEQFHVQSIPFIGFFVGGEMVDSVIGARPKAAFREKIEEIVPDRTPPA, from the coding sequence ATGAGCGTCGTCGACGTCACCGACGCGACCTTCGGCGCGGAGGTCCTGGAGTCCGACCTGCCCGTCGTCGTGGACTTCTGGGCGACCTGGTGCGGCCCGTGCCGCATGGTCTCGCCCGTGCTCGACGAGCTGGCGGCCGAGTACGACGGTCGCGTCCGTGTCGTGAAGGTCGACACCGACGCCAACCCGGCGCTCACCGAGCAGTTCCACGTGCAGTCGATCCCGTTCATCGGGTTCTTCGTGGGCGGCGAGATGGTCGACTCGGTCATCGGCGCCCGCCCGAAGGCCGCTTTCCGGGAGAAGATCGAGGAGATCGTCCCGGATCGGACCCCGCCGGCCTGA